A single region of the Labrus bergylta chromosome 10, fLabBer1.1, whole genome shotgun sequence genome encodes:
- the hif1an gene encoding hypoxia-inducible factor 1-alpha inhibitor gives MRPPPLSLEHNRVESSRKAKSLVVSLQRGRSSSTTMAAATVAEADPATSEGGAAFPGVHDRGWDESQFRKYSFPTKPIPRLSHTDPRAEMLINNEEPVVLTDTNLVYPALKWDIAYLQENIGNGDFSVYTAEDHKFLYYDEKKMSLFENFVPKSRRMEMKFSEFVDKMHMTEEMGGKERVYLQQTLNDTVGKKIVVDFLGFNWNWINKQQAKRNWGQLTSNLLLIGMEGNVTPAHYDEQQNFFAQIKGHKRCLLFPPDQFECLYSYPVHHPCDRQSQVDFDNPDFEKFPNFKNVVGYEAVVGPGDVLYIPMYWWHHIESLLNGGVTITVNFWYKGAPTPKRIEYPLRAHQKVAIMRNIEKMLGEALGNPHEVGPLLKTMINGRYDQDLS, from the exons ATGAGACCCCCGCCGCTGTCCCTGGAGCATAACAGGGTAGAGTCCAGCAGGAAAGCCAAGTCTCTGGTTGTTTCATTGCAAAGAGGACGGAGCTCGTCGACGACCATGGCAGCGGCGACCGTCGCGGAGGCTGACCCGGCGACGAGCGAAGGCGGCGCCGCTTTCCCTGGCGTCCACGACCGGGGCTGGGACGAGTCTCAGTTCCGAAAATATTCTTTCCCAACCAAACCCATTCCCAGGCTGTCTCACACGGACCCCAGAGCAGAGATGCTAATAAACAATGAG GAACCGGTGGTTTTAACAGATACAAACCTTGTGTATCCAGCTCTCAAATGGGACATTGCTTACCTCCAGGAAAACATTGGAAATGGAGACTTCTCTGTTTACACTGCGGAAGACCACAAATTCCTCTACTatgatgagaaaaaaatgtctctttttgagAACTTTGTCCCCAAGTCTCGACGAATGGAAATGAAATTCTCAGAATTTGTGGATAAAATGCATATGACAGAGGAAATGGGAGGAAAAGAAAG GGTATATCTGCAGCAGACCCTGAATGACACAGTGGGGAAGAAAATAGTTGTTGACTTCCTTGGTTTCAACTGGAACTGGATCAACAAGCAGCAAGCCAAGAGAAACTGGGGACAGCTGACATCCAACCTGCTGCTCATAGGCATGGAGG GCAATGTGACGCCAGCTCATTACGACGAGCAGCAGAACTTCTTTGCACAAATCAAAGGCCATAAGAGATGCCTCCTGTTTCCTCCAGACCAGTTTGAGTGTCTTTATTCATACCCTGTGCACCACCCCTGTGACAGACAGAGCCAG gtTGATTTTGATAACCCTGATTTTGAGAAGTTTcctaattttaaaaatgttgttggCTATGAGGCTGTCGTGGGTCCAGGAGATGTGCTCTACATCCCCATGTACTG GTGGCATCACATTGAATCACTGTTGAACGGTGGAGTGACCATCACTGTAAACTTCTGGTACAAA GGTGCCCCCACACCCAAGAGGATAGAATACCCCCTGCGAGCTCATCAGAAGGTGGCCATCATGAGAAATATTGAGAAGATGCTCGGAGAAGCACTTGGAAACCCCCATGAG gttgGACCTTTACTGAAAACGATGATTAATGGGCGATATGATCAGGATCTCAGTTAG